One stretch of Cygnus olor isolate bCygOlo1 chromosome 1, bCygOlo1.pri.v2, whole genome shotgun sequence DNA includes these proteins:
- the BIVM gene encoding basic immunoglobulin-like variable motif-containing protein isoform X1, with protein MPNISEEEKENGSGNNGNTGKKHGKESPEASLHDSVKPYCMSDTSTASLVSRGDGHYPWGCPVTHTREKFYTICSDYAFLNRVTSICKSPSASVSACLSSSAALNVGNNTPSLLGVQTGASDIIYGEDPNLEDLSGSLGKLPLAWEIDKSEFNSMTTNHKNKAGNMKKQVTKKKSVEKKSKQYRECPQRSALEDVKERKVLDLRRWYCISRPQYKTSCGISSLVSCWNFLYSTLGAGSLPPITQEEALHILGFQPPFEDIRFGPFTGNTTLMRWFRQINDHFHIKGCSYVLYKPHGKNKTAGETALGALAKLTHGLKEESMAYIYHCQNHYFCPIGFEATPVKASKAYRLLDLDSGDLGSVPSSTTDFQCDFRGRVLQQEVEYWILIGEPSRKHPTIHCKRWTDIVTDLNTQNPEYLDIRHLERGLQHRKTKKVGGNLHCIIAFQRLNWQRFGPWNFPFGNVRQDKQSQTQGQGIAKSESEDNISKKQHGRLGRSFSAGFHQESTWKKSNLHERRNSGYQSYNDYDGND; from the exons ATGCCTAAcatttcagaagaggaaaaggagaatggGTCTGGAAACAATGGaaacactggaaagaaacatggaaaagaatCCCCGGAAGCTTCTCTTCATGATTCTGTAAAGCCATACTGCATGTCAGATACCTCCACTGCATCACTGGTGTCTAGGGGAGATGGACATTACCCATGGGGATGTCCTGTGACTCATACACGAGAGAAATTTTATACCATTTGCTCAGACTATGCTTTTTTAAACAGAGTAACATCTATTTGTAAAAGCCCAAGTGCTTCAGTTAGTGCCTGCCTGTCGAGCAGTGCTGCCTTAAATGTTGGAAATAACACACCTAGCTTGCTGGGCGTTCAAACTGGTGCTTCAGACATAATCTACGGTGAAGATCCTAACTTGGAAGACTTGTCTGGCAGTCTTGGAAAGCTTCCACTGGCATGGGAAATCGACAAGTCAGAGTTCAACAGCATGACCACAAACCATAAGAACAAAGCAG GCAATATGAAGAAAcaagtgacaaagaaaaaatctgtggaaaaaaaaagcaaacaatacaGGGAGTGTCCTCAGCGCTCTGCTCTTGAGGATGTGAAGGAGAGGAAAGTGTTGGACCTCCGGAGATG GTATTGTATTAGCCGACCTCAGTATAAGACTTCTTGTGGAATTTCTTCATTAGTATCTTGCTGGAATTTCTTATATAGTACGCTGGGAGCTGGCAG tttgccaCCTATTACTCAAGAAGAAGCTTTACACATACTGGGTTTTCAACCCCCATTTGAAGACATTAGGTTTGGTCCATTCACTGGAAATACAACTTTAATGAG ATGGTTTAGGCAAATAAATGATCACTTCCATATCAAGGGATGCTCATATGTTCTGTATAAACCTCATGGGAAGAACAAGACAGCTGGAGAAACTG CCTTGGGAGCCCTCGCAAAGCTAACACATGGACTGAAAGAGGAATCAATGGCCTACATCTACCATTGCCAGAACCATTATTTTTGTCCAATTGGATTTGAAGCAACCCCAGTAAAAGCTAGTAAAGCATATAG GTTGCTGGATTTGGACTCGGGAGACCTGGGTTCAGTTCCCAGTTCAACCACAGACTTCCAGTGTGACTTTAG AGGTCGTGTCTTGCAGCAAGAAGTAGAGTATTGGATCTTAATTGGAGAGCCCAGCAGAAAACATCCAACGATACACTGTAAAAG GTGGACAGATATTGTCACTGACCTAAATACCCAAAATCCAGAATATCTAGATATTCGACACCTAGAGAGAGGATTGCAGCATCGAAAAACAAAGAAG GTTGGAGGAAATCTTCATTGCATCATTGCCTTTCAGAGACTTAACTGGCAAAGATTTGGTCCTTGGAATTTTCCGTTTGGAAATGTCAGGCAGGATAAACAATCCCAAACACAAGGACAAGGTATCGCCAAATCTGAGAGTGAAGACAATATCTCTAAAAAACAACATGGACGACTGGGTCGATCTTTCAGTGCCGGTTTCCATCAGGAATCTACGTGGAAAAAATCTAATCTTCATGAGAGGAGGAACAGCGGGTATCAGAGCTATAATGATTATGATGGAAATGATTAA
- the BIVM gene encoding basic immunoglobulin-like variable motif-containing protein isoform X2, whose product MPNISEEEKENGSGNNGNTGKKHGKESPEASLHDSVKPYCMSDTSTASLVSRGDGHYPWGCPVTHTREKFYTICSDYAFLNRVTSICKSPSASVSACLSSSAALNVGNNTPSLLGVQTGASDIIYGEDPNLEDLSGSLGKLPLAWEIDKSEFNSMTTNHKNKAGNMKKQVTKKKSVEKKSKQYRECPQRSALEDVKERKVLDLRRWYCISRPQYKTSCGISSLVSCWNFLYSTLGAGSLPPITQEEALHILGFQPPFEDIRFGPFTGNTTLMRWFRQINDHFHIKGCSYVLYKPHGKNKTAGETALGALAKLTHGLKEESMAYIYHCQNHYFCPIGFEATPVKASKAYRGRVLQQEVEYWILIGEPSRKHPTIHCKRWTDIVTDLNTQNPEYLDIRHLERGLQHRKTKKVGGNLHCIIAFQRLNWQRFGPWNFPFGNVRQDKQSQTQGQGIAKSESEDNISKKQHGRLGRSFSAGFHQESTWKKSNLHERRNSGYQSYNDYDGND is encoded by the exons ATGCCTAAcatttcagaagaggaaaaggagaatggGTCTGGAAACAATGGaaacactggaaagaaacatggaaaagaatCCCCGGAAGCTTCTCTTCATGATTCTGTAAAGCCATACTGCATGTCAGATACCTCCACTGCATCACTGGTGTCTAGGGGAGATGGACATTACCCATGGGGATGTCCTGTGACTCATACACGAGAGAAATTTTATACCATTTGCTCAGACTATGCTTTTTTAAACAGAGTAACATCTATTTGTAAAAGCCCAAGTGCTTCAGTTAGTGCCTGCCTGTCGAGCAGTGCTGCCTTAAATGTTGGAAATAACACACCTAGCTTGCTGGGCGTTCAAACTGGTGCTTCAGACATAATCTACGGTGAAGATCCTAACTTGGAAGACTTGTCTGGCAGTCTTGGAAAGCTTCCACTGGCATGGGAAATCGACAAGTCAGAGTTCAACAGCATGACCACAAACCATAAGAACAAAGCAG GCAATATGAAGAAAcaagtgacaaagaaaaaatctgtggaaaaaaaaagcaaacaatacaGGGAGTGTCCTCAGCGCTCTGCTCTTGAGGATGTGAAGGAGAGGAAAGTGTTGGACCTCCGGAGATG GTATTGTATTAGCCGACCTCAGTATAAGACTTCTTGTGGAATTTCTTCATTAGTATCTTGCTGGAATTTCTTATATAGTACGCTGGGAGCTGGCAG tttgccaCCTATTACTCAAGAAGAAGCTTTACACATACTGGGTTTTCAACCCCCATTTGAAGACATTAGGTTTGGTCCATTCACTGGAAATACAACTTTAATGAG ATGGTTTAGGCAAATAAATGATCACTTCCATATCAAGGGATGCTCATATGTTCTGTATAAACCTCATGGGAAGAACAAGACAGCTGGAGAAACTG CCTTGGGAGCCCTCGCAAAGCTAACACATGGACTGAAAGAGGAATCAATGGCCTACATCTACCATTGCCAGAACCATTATTTTTGTCCAATTGGATTTGAAGCAACCCCAGTAAAAGCTAGTAAAGCATATAG AGGTCGTGTCTTGCAGCAAGAAGTAGAGTATTGGATCTTAATTGGAGAGCCCAGCAGAAAACATCCAACGATACACTGTAAAAG GTGGACAGATATTGTCACTGACCTAAATACCCAAAATCCAGAATATCTAGATATTCGACACCTAGAGAGAGGATTGCAGCATCGAAAAACAAAGAAG GTTGGAGGAAATCTTCATTGCATCATTGCCTTTCAGAGACTTAACTGGCAAAGATTTGGTCCTTGGAATTTTCCGTTTGGAAATGTCAGGCAGGATAAACAATCCCAAACACAAGGACAAGGTATCGCCAAATCTGAGAGTGAAGACAATATCTCTAAAAAACAACATGGACGACTGGGTCGATCTTTCAGTGCCGGTTTCCATCAGGAATCTACGTGGAAAAAATCTAATCTTCATGAGAGGAGGAACAGCGGGTATCAGAGCTATAATGATTATGATGGAAATGATTAA